The following is a genomic window from Clostridium sp..
TATAAATGCACTTGGAAATCTGGGTGGATTTATAGGACCATATTTTGTAGGATGGTTGACTGTTGCTGTGAATTCAAACGTCAGCATATACTTTTTAACAATTGCTATAATAATAGGATGTTTGATTAATTCCTCAATAAAACTTGATGAGAAAATAATTTAATTATGCTTTAGTATGGCCTGGCTGCGTAAAAAACTGTTAGTCCAAAGTTTATTAAATAAAAATAGTAGATGCTGCCGACAAGTAGTAACTACTATTTTTTATTTAATCTAAAAAATTATTTTATGTAATCTGAAAGGTGACTGAAGCAAATTGTCAAATACTATATTGACATAATGACTAATTTATAATAATCTATTATATAGACTAGTTATTATAATCTTATTTGTGAAAGGATATATTATGAATTCTGAAAATAATTCAAGAGAAAAAATACTTAATACTGCCACTAAGCTTTTCCAAATCAATGGATTTAATGCTACTGGATTAAACCAAATTTTAAAAGAAAGCAACTCACCTAAGGGCTCTCTTTATTATTATTTTCCTGATGGTAAAGAACAATTAGCACTAGAAGCAATTCAATTGGCAAGCAAGGCCATAATGAAAAGATTGGAAGACACTCTGAATAAATATTCAAATCCCATTAAAGCTATAAAGCATTTAATAAATAATATAATAAATGACTTAGAAGAAGAAAACAAGCTTCAGAATATTTCAATAAGTTTGATAGCGTTAGAAACATATTATTCAAACGAGAATTTGAGAGAAGCTTGTAAAAATGCGTTTACAGCACTAAGTCATGTATATACCAAGAAATTGCTTCAAAATGGGTTTTCAAAACAGAAAGCTGAAGAATTAGGTATGACCATCGAAATAATGATTGAAGGGGCTATTACACTCTCTGTTACAAGAAAGGATTCTATTCCACTTTTAACAATTAGTAATATTATAGGCGTTTTGTTGGAGAAGAATTAATATATGTTCTATTAATATCTGACTCAATTATACAGACTGGTCTAAATATTAGAGAGAAAATTATTTTATTTTTAGAGATATTGAGGAGATGATTTGATATTATGCTACAACAACAGACATTTTCAAAAGCCAGAGTTGATGTAAAGCATCCATATCTGGTTATGATGGGATTATATTTAGGTACATTTAGTGGTATGTTCAGTGAGACATCTCTAAATATTGCACTTCCACAATTAATGGATACTTTTAATATTAGTATGGGAATTGCCCAGTGGCTGGTGGTTGGTTATATGCTTGTTATTGGAATAGTTCTGCCCTTTACCAGTTTGCTCATGAAATGTTTTTCTGTAAGAAAACTTACAATTTTTGCCCTGGGAGCATTTATGATCGGCTCCCTTATCAGTGGATTTGCATTTGATTTTAGATTCCTTCTAGCTGGACGTATGATTCAGGGAATTGGTACAGGAATGGTTCTCCCAATGATGTTTTCAGTTATTTTAGAAGTTTTTCCTTCAAATAAAATTGGCTCTGCCATGGGAGTAGCTTCTCTGGTTATTATGTTTGCACCAGTAATTGGACCTACTCTTTCGGGAATCTTTTTGGGAATGCTTTCCTGGCGCTGGATTTTCTTTTCATTTGTTATTATATTAGCAGTTGCCATGATTTTTACAGCAATATATATGGTAAATACTTATAAATTAACTAAACCGAAAATTGATGGAATGTCCTGCTTGACTTCTATTATTGGTTTTGGGTGTATAGTGCTCGGTGTTAGTCTAATTAGCGAATTTGGATTTTCTGTTCCTGTAATTTTGATACTTATAATCGGTATCATTGCTATTATAGTTTATGCAAAAAGACAAATGCAGATGGAAATTCCAGTCCTTGATTTAAAAGCTCTTAAGATTTCAAAATTCCGAACAGGGGCGGTACTGGTAATGGTGAATTTTAGTATCGTATTATCCGCTATGTATTTGTTGCCGCAGTACATTCAAAATGGGCTGATGATTCCAGTAGCCACTACTGGTTTGATT
Proteins encoded in this region:
- a CDS encoding TetR/AcrR family transcriptional regulator; this encodes MNSENNSREKILNTATKLFQINGFNATGLNQILKESNSPKGSLYYYFPDGKEQLALEAIQLASKAIMKRLEDTLNKYSNPIKAIKHLINNIINDLEEENKLQNISISLIALETYYSNENLREACKNAFTALSHVYTKKLLQNGFSKQKAEELGMTIEIMIEGAITLSVTRKDSIPLLTISNIIGVLLEKN
- a CDS encoding DHA2 family efflux MFS transporter permease subunit; translation: MLQQQTFSKARVDVKHPYLVMMGLYLGTFSGMFSETSLNIALPQLMDTFNISMGIAQWLVVGYMLVIGIVLPFTSLLMKCFSVRKLTIFALGAFMIGSLISGFAFDFRFLLAGRMIQGIGTGMVLPMMFSVILEVFPSNKIGSAMGVASLVIMFAPVIGPTLSGIFLGMLSWRWIFFSFVIILAVAMIFTAIYMVNTYKLTKPKIDGMSCLTSIIGFGCIVLGVSLISEFGFSVPVILILIIGIIAIIVYAKRQMQMEIPVLDLKALKISKFRTGAVLVMVNFSIVLSAMYLLPQYIQNGLMIPVATTGLILLPGGLINAFVSYISGSLYDKFGAKYLVKIGFFISIVGIFLLLFTSTSSSVSYIIFCNIILSIGIPLAMSPAQSSGLNGLPKNMSRDGSTIINTMQQIVGAVSTAIATCMLGIGQTFYFSDGGKNQAEAFVKGSHYGFYFALVLSIIGFLVSFRIKDTKHN